The genomic window GTGCTACTGACACCAATCAACCATAACATTATGAGCATTGACAGAATAAACCAGGCAACATTATGCATGGTGTCAAAAGGAAGAGTTAGATCACATATTTTAGAGGCAGCATGTTAAGCAACAAGATAACTGTAGCACTTTAAACATGGTGCATGAGAACTGCCAACATTATATGTAGATGAGAATGAGCTGAACCATCAGCAGTTGTGGGCCGACTTCAAAATCAGCTGCTTTCGCTGCTGAACTGGATATTGGGCTCAGTTTCATTTTGTGGCCCTCTCTCCATGTTCAGTTCTGGTGTGTCTCTCCGTAAGAAGAATCCATTTTTCAGTCTCAGCTGCTCACGGAAGTCCTTGCAGAAGATGAAGTAGATGAAGGGGTCCAGGCAGATATTCACAGCTGATAATACACGGGTCACTTCTTGCAGGAAGTTAAGCACTGGGCTCCAAGAACATCCAAGGATATCATAGAAAATGTTAACCAGCTGGTAGGGGGTGAAGGAAATACAGAAGACGCTGACCAACACTCGCATGTTCCGACGTGACTTGGCCAATTTTTTAGAACTGGAGGATGTCAGCTGACTCTGCTGAACCTCTGACACCTTATGGGATGTGCGGTTGTAGACAAAGATGATGAGGGCGAGAATGTACAGGAAAATgactaatacacaggtgtcaaaaacaATGTCAAACACATTGAAGTTTGTACTTCGCAATTCCTCACAGCTGCTGGGAATGAATGTCAAGTTCCTTTGTGTGATGAGTGATGAAGAAACGTAGCTGGTAACAATAGTTAGGGTACAAATCCATGTCAGAGTAGAGATGATGCAGGCGCCTTGCACTGTCTGTATGATGTGAG from Sphaeramia orbicularis chromosome 16, fSphaOr1.1, whole genome shotgun sequence includes these protein-coding regions:
- the LOC115435329 gene encoding P2Y purinoceptor 14-like is translated as MPFFNQSVINESTTDDLPRCHEPSTSIEVFFMVSYSLVFLVGLLLNGFILKFLLCQRQKSSRSIMIYLKNLIAADFLLSLCLPFDIINGASNSMTIRVIYCNFGSTMFYLNMYTSILFMTYIAYNRYLKIIYSNKTHIIQTVQGACIISTLTWICTLTIVTSYVSSSLITQRNLTFIPSSCEELRSTNFNVFDIVFDTCVLVIFLYILALIIFVYNRTSHKVSEVQQSQLTSSSSKKLAKSRRNMRVLVSVFCISFTPYQLVNIFYDILGCSWSPVLNFLQEVTRVLSAVNICLDPFIYFIFCKDFREQLRLKNGFFLRRDTPELNMERGPQNETEPNIQFSSESS